The window TGAACTTGTTATGCGTCATATGATTACAAAATTGGCAAACAATGCTTCTCTTGATTACAAAAAACCAGAATCTCTAGAAGACATGCCAACAAGAGACATCAATACGTTCTTAAAAGAAAACAAGATGACAGGTCTCTTAAATCCTTCATCCAGTTCTGAAGAATTAGACGATCTAGATCAAGCTGAAGTAGAATAAGTTACATAAATTATAACATGTTATAGGTGTATAAATGAAATTGAAAATGAGTTCCCGATTACTTAAAAAGAAAGCTAGAAGAACTGCTCAAACTCAAAAAAGAAATTGTAAATTCTGTTCTAGTGAACAAGTAAGAGAATCTCTTGATTATAAAAACGTAAACCTACTTAAAGGTTTCATAACAGAAAGAGGTAAAATTTTGCCTGCTAGAATTTCTGGTACTTGTGCAAAACATCAAAGAGTTTTGTCAACAGAGATCAAAAATGCTAGAATTATGGCACTTTTACCATTTACTTCTGGCCAATTAGCTTAAAAAAATAAATGCCAGAAATTTAAATTTCTGGCATTTTGTTTAATCTCTATTATTAACTTTACTATTTTATAATAGTTAAAGATCTTATTTTATTTTTTAATAAATAAACCTATAAAAGTATAGACTTTTTTTGAAATTAGTTTACAATAAGAAATAATAGATCGATTTTGTATTATTAATAATTAAATATTGTAAATTTTATGACTATGAAAAAAAGAAATAATGTTAGAAATATAGCAATAATAGCTCACGTTGACCATGGCAAAACTACTCTTGTAGATAAAATGTTAAGATTTACATCCACTATGGATGTTCTACAAGATGAAAGAGTTATGGATTCTAATGATATAGAACGTGAAAGAGGGATAACTATTCTTGCTAAAAATACAGGTGTTGTCTATGGAGATTATGAAATCAATATAGTAGACACACCAGGACATAGCGATTTTAGTGGAGAAGTTGAACGTACGCTTCAAATGGTTGAAGGTTTCCTTCTTTTAGTTGACTCAGCAGAAGGAGTTCTTCCAGGTACTAGATTTGTACTTATGAAAGCTCTTCAGTTAAATTTAAAACCTATAGTACTTATAAATAAAATAGATCGTAAAGATGCTGATATAGAAAGAACAGAAAGCGAAGTTCATGATCTATTTTTAGACCTTGCAATTAACGAAAGCCAACTTGACTTTCCAGTACTTTATGGATCATCTAAACTAGGTTTTGTAACCAAAGATCCAAATATTCAAACAAATAGTATGGAACCTTTATTTGAAGCAATACTTAATCATATTCCTGCGCCCGAATCAACCGAAGATTATTTACAATTACTTGTAACTAATTTAGATCACTCTGATTTCTTAGGAACAATAGCAATAGGAAGAGTGTTTAATGGTCAAATAAACGTTGGACAGCAATTTGTTGCATGTAAAGATGATTATGTAAGTAAACCTATGAAGATTACTAAAATCTATAAATTTAAGGGTCTTAGTAAAGTTGAAGTAGAACAAGCTTCATTTGGTGATATAGTTGCAGTAACAGGCTTTAACGAACCTGTTACAATAGGTACTACTTTGTGTCAAGTTGATAAACCTATACCTCATGATTATGTAAAGATCGATGAACCTACATTGTCTATGTACATCTCAGTTAATGATTCACCATTTTGTGGCCAAGAAGGTAAATTTTTAACATCAAGACAAATTAAAGAAAGATTAGAAAAAGAATTAAAAACTAATGTAGCTTTAAGAGTTGATACTTCAGATACTACCGATTCATTTAAGATCTCAGGTCGTGGACAGTTACATTTAGGTATTTTACTTGAAAATATGAGAAGAGAAGGCTTTGAATTTCAAGTATCAGCACCAGAGGTAATTTATAAGACTATAAATGGTATCAAACAGGAACCAATTGAATATCTAGTATTAGATGTACAAGAAGAACATCAAGGCGTTGTAATGGAATTCTTAGGCAGAAAAAAAGCCGAGATGAAAAATATGACCCATTACGATAACGGTAGAGTTAAGATAGAATTTGAAGTTCCTTCAAGAGGATTATTAGGATTTAGAGGTCAATTTCTAACTGATACCCGCGGTACTGGAATTGCTAACTTTAGCTTTTTAGGATATCAACCATATAAAGGTGATATTATAACTAGAACTAAAGGAGCTCTAGTTTCCATGGATAATGGATCAGTAACAGCTTATGCTTTAGATACTTTACAAGAACGTGGTACATTATTTGTTGCTCCTGGAGATAAAGTATATCAAGGTATGATTATTGGAGAACATAGTAGAGATAATGATCTAGATGTTAACCCAACCAAACAGAAGAAGTTAACCAATATGAGAGCTTCTGGAACCGATGATGCTGTTAAATTAGATCCGCCAAGAAAAATGGATCTAGAAACATGTATGGAATGGATTCAGCCGGATGAACTTATCGAAGTAACTCCGCAATCGATTAGATTACGTAAAAAGGTCTTAAGAGCCTCAATGAGAAAATAATTTAAGAACACATATTAACATTTATGAAAACTTATAAAATTGTTGTCTCCTATGATGGAACTGATTACTATGGTTGGCAAATTCAACCTGACAAAGTAACTATTTCTCATATGCTTGAAAAGCAATTTAAAGCTGTTTTTAAAAAAAATATAAAAATTATCGGTGCATCACGCACCGATTCTGGTGTTCATGCTCTTGGGCAAGTTGCTAAATTTGAAACCGATATCAATATAAAACCAGAAATTTTAATTAAAGCTTGGAACAATTTGCTTCCAAGCAATATTTTAATTAGATCTATAGAGCTAGTTAATTCTGAGTTTCATCCTAGAGCTAAAGTAAAACAAAAGACTTATTACTATAATTTTACAACACAAAAAGCTATTCCTTTGATTAGCAATTATGTCTATTCATTAAAATCTTATAGACATTCAATAGATTTTGATAAACTGAAAGTAGCTCTTAATATATTTGTAGGTACACATGATTTCAGATCATTCTGTACAGGTTATGAGCAAGAGTCTACTATAAGAACAATAGATTCCATATCTTTAGTATATCTCAAAAGATATAAAATCTATCAAATACAAGTTAAAGGCAAATCATTTTTACGCTATATGATTAGAAGAATAGTGGGTGCTTGTCTTGAAATAGCTAATTCTAAAAAACGAAATATTAATGAATTAAAGGTAGCTCTTAAAAAACCTAATCCTGAACAAAATCTATTTACCGCTCCTGCTAATGGTTTGATTTTAAGAAAAATAATATATTTTTAGAAAATTAAACTGCTAAAATATAGATATAAATCAGCTTTTGATAAGACATAAAAAATACCAACTCAAAATTGGAGATAATATGAAAAGTATTATTAAATGTCTATTGTCACTAGTTATTTCATATTTTAAACCTTTATTATCAGAAATTATATACCAACCAAAGAGTTTGTTAGAGCAAACAGCAATATTTATCACAAATAATTCTGATAAAATAGAAAAATCACTTCAAATAAACAAAGACCTAGAAGAATACTTGGAAAAGTATAAAAAAATATACTCAAGAAAATTACCAAAACAACTTCAAGAAAAATTTATAGATCTAATACCAAAGTACAACCTAAACATAATAAAAATAGCATTAGAAGTCATAGATAAAATAGATAATATTTTAAATAAGGAAGAAAGCAATTTCCTAAAAGAACGTATCATCTCCATCCCTCAAGAATTTTTTACATGGCAACCTTCTCTGGCTATCATAAGCACATTAGTAAATGAACTTAAACTTAATAATATATTTAGCATAGAATTAGAGATACTTAAAAAAATTTATAACAACTATAACGATATAAAAGATTTAACTATTTTGTCATTCATAAGTGTAATTAACAAAAAC of the Candidatus Babela massiliensis genome contains:
- the typA gene encoding translational GTPase TypA, producing MKKRNNVRNIAIIAHVDHGKTTLVDKMLRFTSTMDVLQDERVMDSNDIERERGITILAKNTGVVYGDYEINIVDTPGHSDFSGEVERTLQMVEGFLLLVDSAEGVLPGTRFVLMKALQLNLKPIVLINKIDRKDADIERTESEVHDLFLDLAINESQLDFPVLYGSSKLGFVTKDPNIQTNSMEPLFEAILNHIPAPESTEDYLQLLVTNLDHSDFLGTIAIGRVFNGQINVGQQFVACKDDYVSKPMKITKIYKFKGLSKVEVEQASFGDIVAVTGFNEPVTIGTTLCQVDKPIPHDYVKIDEPTLSMYISVNDSPFCGQEGKFLTSRQIKERLEKELKTNVALRVDTSDTTDSFKISGRGQLHLGILLENMRREGFEFQVSAPEVIYKTINGIKQEPIEYLVLDVQEEHQGVVMEFLGRKKAEMKNMTHYDNGRVKIEFEVPSRGLLGFRGQFLTDTRGTGIANFSFLGYQPYKGDIITRTKGALVSMDNGSVTAYALDTLQERGTLFVAPGDKVYQGMIIGEHSRDNDLDVNPTKQKKLTNMRASGTDDAVKLDPPRKMDLETCMEWIQPDELIEVTPQSIRLRKKVLRASMRK
- the rpsR gene encoding 30S ribosomal protein S18, coding for MKLKMSSRLLKKKARRTAQTQKRNCKFCSSEQVRESLDYKNVNLLKGFITERGKILPARISGTCAKHQRVLSTEIKNARIMALLPFTSGQLA
- the truA gene encoding tRNA pseudouridine(38-40) synthase TruA, with protein sequence MKTYKIVVSYDGTDYYGWQIQPDKVTISHMLEKQFKAVFKKNIKIIGASRTDSGVHALGQVAKFETDINIKPEILIKAWNNLLPSNILIRSIELVNSEFHPRAKVKQKTYYYNFTTQKAIPLISNYVYSLKSYRHSIDFDKLKVALNIFVGTHDFRSFCTGYEQESTIRTIDSISLVYLKRYKIYQIQVKGKSFLRYMIRRIVGACLEIANSKKRNINELKVALKKPNPEQNLFTAPANGLILRKIIYF